One part of the Anopheles coustani chromosome 2, idAnoCousDA_361_x.2, whole genome shotgun sequence genome encodes these proteins:
- the LOC131262780 gene encoding uncharacterized protein LOC131262780, whose amino-acid sequence MSLCDFSNNLKVHGYIVGILLTFGCISSLGRSYHITNATNSGLESKIEGFDHSSFNGGPTNVVTILVGLALVIIYWYGFLKRNRPCILISMVFVALGVIVSIIIFIFGILAVIGSGWPGLILMVLGLIFMAVEMYMWQVMAQLRKSFLNDQMPNAGTEKNLPV is encoded by the exons ATGTCGCTTTGTGATTTCTCTAACAACCTTAAAGTACATGGCTACATCGTAGGCATTCTTTTAACATTCGGTTGTATCAGTTCGTTAGGGAGATCTTATCATATTACGAATGCCACAAACAGCGGGTTAGAGAGCAAAATAGAAGGTTTTGATCATTCGTCTTTTAACGGAGGGCCGACTAATGTTGTCACCATTCTTGTTGGCTTGGCATTGGTGATTATCTACTGGTATGGTTTCCTCAAG AGAAATCGGCCCTGCATTCTTATATCTatggtgttcgtagctctcGGTGTCATAGTCTCgataattatatttatttttggcaTTCTGGCCGTAATCGGAAGTGGCTGGCCTGGATTGATTTTGATGGTGCTCGGGCTCATCTTCATGG CTGTTGAGATGTACATGTGGCAAGTCATGGCTCAGCTGCGCAAATCATTTTTGAATGATCAGATGCCGAATGCCGGAACAGAAAAGAACCTGCCagtttaa